In Chitinophaga nivalis, a single genomic region encodes these proteins:
- a CDS encoding PfkB family carbohydrate kinase has product MSLTVVGTMAFDEIETPFGKSGRIIGGSATYIAWAAANFVKPINQVSVIGEDFPQSELDALSAKGVALEGVQIKKGEKSFYWSGKYHMDMNTRDSLVTDLNVLADFQPAIPESYQGSEFLILGNLTPQVQMSVLDQLKERPKLIVMDTMNFWMEVALDDLLKVLKRVDVLMVNDGEARQLSGEYSLVKAARKILTMGPRYLIIKKGEHGALLFHENHVFFAPAMPLDDVYDPTGAGDTFAGGFIGHLAKTKDISFENMKTAIIVGSAMASFCVEKFGTEKLREITHEDITARLDQFVQLVNFDIDLV; this is encoded by the coding sequence ATGTCACTCACTGTTGTAGGTACTATGGCGTTCGATGAAATTGAAACGCCCTTCGGGAAATCAGGACGGATTATTGGTGGTTCTGCCACTTACATTGCCTGGGCTGCCGCCAATTTTGTAAAGCCTATTAATCAGGTATCTGTTATTGGTGAAGATTTCCCGCAGTCTGAACTGGATGCATTGTCTGCCAAAGGCGTTGCTTTAGAGGGAGTACAGATAAAGAAGGGAGAGAAATCATTCTATTGGTCCGGAAAGTATCATATGGATATGAATACCCGTGATTCACTGGTTACAGATCTGAATGTACTGGCCGATTTTCAGCCTGCAATACCAGAGAGCTACCAGGGTAGTGAATTCCTGATTCTGGGTAACCTCACACCGCAGGTACAGATGAGCGTACTCGATCAGTTGAAGGAACGTCCTAAGCTGATTGTAATGGACACCATGAACTTCTGGATGGAAGTAGCATTGGACGATCTGTTGAAAGTGCTGAAAAGAGTAGATGTATTGATGGTGAATGATGGTGAAGCACGTCAGCTGAGTGGTGAATACTCACTGGTAAAAGCAGCCCGTAAGATCCTGACCATGGGACCTCGCTACCTGATCATCAAGAAAGGAGAGCATGGCGCCCTGTTGTTCCATGAAAACCATGTGTTCTTTGCGCCTGCTATGCCACTGGATGATGTATATGATCCAACCGGTGCCGGTGATACCTTTGCCGGTGGTTTTATCGGACATCTGGCTAAAACAAAGGATATTTCTTTCGAGAACATGAAAACAGCCATTATTGTAGGTTCTGCAATGGCTTCTTTCTGCGTGGAGAAGTTTGGTACTGAAAAGCTGAGAGAGATTACGCATGAAGATATTACTGCGCGGCTGGACCAGTTTGTACAGCTGGTGAATTTTGATATAGACCTGGTATAG
- a CDS encoding OmpA family protein, producing MKKTACCYLIILLGILSTVHAQYVYDYKHTGDTYYNARDYYSAAQYYNKALGTFKIKPEHIRPYSVGNAAPPTGKFKDYQQIVARLAESYRLYADYGNAETWYSQLVGFNNVAYPQARYWYAICLRANGKYDQALEQFNQFKQNYTATDEISARAPLEIACCEFAIAEATRQPRFTLVKTAGNVNEGGANYAPIVLNPQTLLFTSSRSETPPLPVNEKKGDRKKPSRKGSPYVNDLYTATGGNNSYDNSQKIKVPLSKGIEQGVAALTPDGKLLFLTRWTIKEGTKQSAIYVSARENAGWSEPKILGANVNVAGYSSMQPYITTDGKYLLFASDRPGGMGKNDLWYCIMSNGTPGGARNMGTAINTKDEDQAPFYDAEKNLLVFSSDGRVGLGGMDFFQSEGDFGTWSQPVNMGKPLNSPKDDIYYAALDNAHPLAAGFISSDRESICCLEVFGSKRIRKIASGLIIDCDTRLPLQGATVTLLDTIRQKTIQKVTLDATGRYTFDVDIQRYYKIVAEKATYFTKSLYFRTDSLERIDSMDNPTLCLKHYEIEKPIVLNNIYYDFGKATLREESKVVLDTVVGILNDNPRLTIEMSAHTDSVGSVKFNDRLSQARAQSCVDYLISKGVSPERLSARGYGKSRPIAPNSLPDHSDNPEGRQLNRRTEFKVLKKQVQVTNHGDNDSGS from the coding sequence ATGAAAAAAACTGCATGCTGTTACCTGATAATTTTACTGGGAATACTTAGTACCGTACACGCGCAATATGTTTATGACTATAAACATACCGGTGATACGTATTATAATGCGAGAGATTATTATTCTGCTGCACAGTATTATAATAAGGCGCTCGGTACCTTTAAGATTAAACCGGAACACATTCGCCCCTATTCTGTAGGAAACGCCGCTCCTCCTACCGGTAAATTCAAAGACTATCAGCAGATAGTAGCCCGTTTGGCAGAATCATACCGGCTGTATGCCGACTATGGGAATGCAGAAACCTGGTACTCTCAGCTGGTGGGTTTCAATAATGTGGCTTATCCACAGGCCCGTTACTGGTACGCTATCTGTTTAAGGGCGAATGGTAAATATGACCAGGCGCTGGAACAGTTTAACCAGTTCAAACAAAACTATACAGCTACCGATGAAATCTCAGCCAGGGCACCACTGGAAATTGCCTGCTGTGAATTTGCTATTGCGGAAGCTACCCGCCAGCCAAGATTTACGCTGGTGAAAACTGCTGGTAATGTAAATGAAGGCGGCGCCAACTATGCCCCCATCGTATTGAATCCGCAAACCCTGTTGTTTACTTCTTCCCGGTCCGAAACACCTCCTTTACCTGTTAACGAAAAAAAAGGGGATAGAAAGAAACCATCCAGAAAAGGGAGTCCTTATGTAAATGACCTCTACACCGCTACTGGTGGAAATAATTCATATGATAACAGCCAGAAAATTAAAGTCCCTCTTTCCAAAGGTATAGAACAAGGTGTTGCTGCGCTTACGCCAGACGGGAAGCTGTTATTCCTGACCCGCTGGACCATCAAAGAAGGAACAAAACAATCGGCTATTTATGTGAGTGCCCGTGAGAATGCGGGTTGGTCTGAACCAAAGATACTGGGCGCAAACGTGAACGTAGCCGGGTATAGTTCCATGCAGCCATATATTACAACAGATGGGAAATACCTGCTGTTTGCTTCCGACAGACCCGGTGGAATGGGGAAGAATGACCTTTGGTATTGTATCATGAGTAATGGTACGCCCGGAGGCGCCCGCAATATGGGAACGGCTATCAATACCAAAGATGAAGACCAGGCTCCTTTTTATGATGCAGAAAAGAACCTGTTGGTATTCAGCTCAGATGGTCGTGTAGGCCTGGGCGGTATGGATTTCTTCCAGAGTGAAGGCGATTTCGGTACCTGGTCGCAGCCCGTGAATATGGGTAAACCTTTGAACTCTCCCAAAGATGATATCTATTATGCGGCTTTAGATAATGCACATCCGCTGGCAGCTGGATTTATCAGCTCCGACCGGGAGTCTATCTGCTGTCTGGAAGTATTTGGCAGTAAACGTATCCGTAAAATCGCCAGCGGGCTGATTATCGATTGCGATACCCGCCTGCCGCTGCAGGGAGCTACGGTAACTCTATTGGATACGATCCGGCAGAAAACCATCCAGAAAGTAACGCTCGACGCTACCGGCAGATATACCTTTGATGTGGATATTCAGCGGTATTATAAGATTGTGGCGGAAAAAGCTACCTACTTTACCAAAAGTCTCTATTTCCGTACAGATTCCCTGGAGAGAATTGATTCCATGGATAATCCTACCCTTTGTCTGAAACATTATGAAATCGAGAAGCCGATCGTATTGAATAACATCTATTATGATTTCGGTAAAGCTACTCTGCGGGAAGAGTCTAAAGTAGTATTGGATACGGTGGTGGGTATATTGAATGATAATCCAAGACTCACCATTGAGATGAGCGCGCATACGGATAGTGTAGGCTCCGTGAAATTCAATGACAGGTTATCACAGGCGCGTGCGCAGTCCTGCGTGGATTACCTGATCAGTAAAGGAGTATCTCCTGAAAGGCTCAGTGCAAGAGGATATGGTAAGTCAAGGCCTATTGCACCTAACTCCCTGCCAGACCATAGTGATAATCCGGAAGGCCGTCAGCTCAACAGAAGAACAGAGTTCAAAGTGTTGAAGAAGCAAGTGCAGGTGACCAACCATGGAGATAATGACTCCGGTAGTTGA
- the uvrB gene encoding excinuclease ABC subunit UvrB: MPFKIQAPYAPAGDQPEAIKQLTQGLERGEPFQTLLGVTGSGKTFTVANVIEKVQRPTLVLTHNKTLVAQLYGELRQFFPDNAVEYFVSYYDYYQPEAYMPVSDTYIEKDLAINEELDKLRLKATANLLSGRRDIIVVASVSCIYGIGNPKDYQNGIIRIQQGQTMSRNALLHGLVNSLYSRTTGDFNRGNFRVKGDTVDINLPYVDYGYRITFMGDEIEEIESFDVQNGKRIMTMESAAIFPANIYLAPKDMMQQIIYEIQDELKAQVDYFKANGKLIEAQRVAERVNYDVEMIRELGYCSGIENYSRFLDRRNPGDRPFCLLDFFPEDFLLVVDESHVTIPQIGGMYGGDRSRKLNLVEFGFRLPSALDNRPLNFYEFENMINQVIFVSATPGEYELKKTEGVVVEQVVRPTGLLEPPIEVRPSINQVDDLLEEIDKRVQKGDRVLVTTLTKRMAEEMDKYLGRINIKSRYIHSEVDTLERIEILRDLRLGNIDVLVGVNLLREGLDLPEVSLVAILDADKEGFLRDERSLTQTAGRAARNVDGLVIFYADKMTDSMQRTIDETDRRREKQASYNIAHHITPKTVRKSKEQILGQTSVLEIKHFDESSPYAVHDEVSLVAEDAMALAKSSAVAVKTIPQMEKAIAKVKKDMEKAARDLDFMEAARLRDQMFAMERELQEMKQ, encoded by the coding sequence ATGCCTTTTAAGATACAAGCGCCATATGCGCCAGCCGGCGACCAGCCGGAAGCGATTAAACAATTGACCCAGGGCCTGGAAAGAGGAGAACCCTTTCAGACCCTACTGGGAGTAACCGGTTCCGGTAAAACATTTACCGTAGCCAATGTGATCGAAAAAGTACAACGCCCTACCCTGGTACTCACCCATAATAAAACGTTGGTGGCCCAGCTGTATGGCGAGTTACGCCAGTTTTTCCCGGATAATGCCGTGGAATATTTTGTATCGTACTACGATTATTATCAGCCGGAAGCGTATATGCCGGTGAGTGACACCTATATAGAAAAAGACCTCGCCATCAATGAGGAGTTGGATAAGCTGCGCCTGAAAGCCACGGCCAACCTGCTGTCTGGCCGTAGGGACATTATTGTGGTGGCCAGCGTATCCTGTATTTATGGTATTGGTAACCCCAAGGATTACCAGAATGGGATTATCCGTATTCAGCAGGGACAAACCATGAGCCGCAATGCGTTGTTGCATGGCCTGGTAAATTCCCTGTATAGCCGTACTACCGGCGATTTTAACCGGGGTAACTTCCGGGTTAAAGGAGATACCGTCGATATTAACCTGCCTTATGTAGACTATGGTTACCGGATCACTTTTATGGGAGATGAAATAGAGGAGATAGAAAGTTTTGATGTGCAGAATGGTAAACGTATCATGACGATGGAAAGCGCGGCTATCTTCCCGGCCAATATTTACCTGGCGCCCAAGGATATGATGCAACAGATCATCTATGAAATCCAGGATGAGCTGAAGGCACAGGTGGATTATTTCAAGGCAAACGGTAAACTGATTGAGGCACAGCGCGTAGCGGAAAGAGTAAACTATGATGTGGAGATGATCCGGGAGTTGGGCTACTGCAGCGGTATTGAGAACTATTCCCGCTTCCTGGACCGGCGTAATCCGGGGGATCGTCCTTTCTGTTTGCTGGATTTCTTCCCGGAAGACTTTCTGCTGGTAGTGGATGAGAGCCACGTAACCATTCCGCAGATCGGCGGTATGTATGGTGGCGACCGTTCCCGTAAGCTGAACCTGGTGGAATTTGGTTTCCGGCTGCCGTCGGCCCTGGACAACCGGCCACTGAACTTTTACGAGTTTGAGAATATGATCAACCAGGTGATTTTTGTGAGTGCTACACCGGGGGAATATGAGTTAAAGAAAACAGAGGGAGTGGTAGTAGAGCAGGTAGTACGTCCTACCGGTTTGCTGGAACCACCTATTGAAGTAAGGCCCAGTATTAATCAGGTAGATGACCTGCTGGAAGAAATTGACAAGCGTGTACAAAAAGGCGATCGGGTGCTGGTAACTACTTTGACCAAACGGATGGCCGAAGAAATGGATAAGTACCTGGGACGTATTAATATTAAATCACGTTATATCCACTCCGAAGTAGATACCCTGGAACGTATTGAAATATTACGCGACCTGCGGTTAGGTAATATTGATGTATTGGTGGGCGTAAACCTGCTGAGAGAAGGGCTGGATTTACCGGAGGTGTCTTTGGTGGCTATCCTGGATGCTGATAAGGAAGGCTTCCTGCGGGATGAGCGTTCTTTGACCCAGACAGCCGGCCGTGCGGCACGTAACGTAGATGGGCTGGTGATCTTTTATGCAGATAAGATGACCGACAGTATGCAGCGAACGATTGATGAAACGGACCGTCGCAGGGAAAAGCAGGCGTCTTATAATATTGCGCATCATATTACGCCTAAGACCGTGCGGAAGAGCAAGGAGCAGATCCTGGGGCAAACTTCGGTATTGGAAATCAAGCATTTTGATGAATCATCGCCTTATGCGGTACATGATGAAGTATCGTTGGTTGCAGAAGATGCCATGGCGTTGGCGAAGAGCTCTGCTGTAGCAGTAAAAACGATCCCGCAGATGGAAAAAGCCATTGCCAAAGTGAAGAAAGATATGGAAAAGGCAGCCCGCGACCTCGACTTTATGGAAGCGGCCCGTTTACGTGATCAGATGTTTGCCATGGAACGCGAGTTGCAGGAAATGAAACAATAA
- a CDS encoding S1/P1 nuclease, with translation MRKTIFLGLLLAFFMPLASFAWGPTGHRVVAEIAYQHLTPQARKAIGGILGRQSLAMIANWPDFIKSDTTKQYNHTSTWHYLDFPGHINRQVFDSLLQAATGENLYTEIHAMMKDLKNRSLAKDKQRFALSFLVHMVGDLHMPLHAGRDEDMGGNKINVMWFDKASNLHRVWDEHLIDFQQLSYTEYTKAIDIASPAEVKTLQSGTIADWLFDAHQLSDKIYDYTKPDAKLSYRYNYVFVDDLNQQLLKGGLRLAALLNSIYK, from the coding sequence ATGAGAAAGACAATCTTTTTGGGCCTCCTGCTGGCCTTCTTTATGCCCCTTGCCAGCTTTGCCTGGGGGCCCACCGGACATCGCGTAGTAGCTGAAATTGCCTACCAGCATCTCACACCACAGGCGCGTAAAGCCATTGGTGGTATACTGGGCCGGCAAAGCCTGGCCATGATTGCCAACTGGCCTGATTTCATCAAATCAGATACCACCAAACAGTACAATCATACCAGCACCTGGCATTACCTGGATTTCCCGGGTCATATCAACCGGCAGGTGTTCGATAGTCTTCTGCAGGCCGCTACCGGCGAAAACCTGTATACAGAAATCCATGCCATGATGAAAGACCTGAAAAACCGTTCGCTTGCAAAAGATAAACAACGTTTTGCGCTTTCCTTTCTGGTACATATGGTCGGCGACCTGCATATGCCATTACATGCCGGCAGAGACGAAGATATGGGTGGCAACAAAATCAATGTCATGTGGTTCGATAAGGCCAGCAACCTGCACCGGGTATGGGACGAACACCTCATCGATTTCCAGCAGCTGAGCTATACCGAATATACCAAAGCAATCGACATTGCCTCTCCGGCAGAAGTGAAAACACTCCAAAGCGGCACCATTGCCGATTGGTTATTCGACGCACACCAGTTATCCGATAAAATATATGATTATACCAAACCGGATGCAAAGCTGAGCTATCGTTATAACTATGTTTTCGTAGATGACCTGAATCAACAACTGCTCAAAGGAGGCCTCCGCCTGGCTGCCTTACTGAATAGCATCTATAAATAA
- a CDS encoding DUF2461 domain-containing protein has translation MLQPSTLKFLKLLKQHNNKVWFDENRDAYQAAKADFESMVQQLIDGIVRLDTTLEGLQLKDCVFRIYKDVRFSKDKTPYKVNLAASFQAGGKKSTLAGYYFHLEPGGNSYAGGGIWMPAAPDLKKVRQEIDYNFEEFEQLIANKEFIKHFGKIEGESLKTAPQGYQPDNPAIAYLKLKSLVVSHPVSDATCTQPELVREILKTFALLQPLVKFINRAMD, from the coding sequence ATGTTGCAACCATCCACGCTAAAATTCCTGAAACTGCTGAAGCAGCATAACAATAAAGTTTGGTTCGATGAAAACAGGGATGCCTATCAGGCTGCCAAAGCCGATTTTGAGAGTATGGTGCAGCAACTGATAGATGGTATCGTTCGTTTGGATACCACGTTGGAAGGATTACAGTTGAAAGACTGTGTTTTTCGTATATATAAGGATGTTAGGTTCTCGAAAGATAAAACACCTTATAAGGTAAACCTGGCGGCTTCTTTCCAGGCAGGCGGTAAAAAGTCTACGCTTGCAGGATATTATTTTCACCTGGAGCCCGGCGGTAATAGTTATGCCGGTGGTGGAATATGGATGCCTGCTGCCCCTGATCTGAAAAAAGTACGACAGGAAATTGATTATAATTTCGAAGAATTCGAACAGCTGATTGCGAACAAGGAATTTATTAAACACTTCGGAAAGATAGAAGGCGAATCTTTAAAGACTGCACCGCAAGGTTATCAGCCCGATAACCCGGCTATCGCTTATCTGAAATTGAAAAGCCTGGTCGTATCTCACCCCGTGTCTGATGCTACCTGTACACAACCAGAACTGGTCAGGGAGATTTTAAAAACATTTGCGCTCCTGCAGCCACTGGTGAAATTTATTAACCGGGCTATGGATTGA
- a CDS encoding ammonium transporter — protein MKKNAFQDYLPFLFLAVVAIIGVFIPALPGFSDTGKYSAADIGWILVASSLVFLMTPGLSFFYGGMVNRKNVISTMMQSFIATGLISVVWVVVGFSLAFGTSFHGIIGNPTTFFMFQQVGSGAPWSLAPTIPLLLFALFQMKFAIITPALVVGAVAERIRFTSYVLFMVLFSILVYAPIAHWTWHPDGILFKLGVLDFAGGTVVHISAGCAALAGALVLKRRKDHIEKKELQPANIPFVLLGTGLLWFGWFGFNAGSALGANALAATAFATTNTATAAAGLSWVFFDVVRGRKPSALGFCIGAVVGLVAITPAAGYVAIPQSIFIGFIAAIVSNLAVHWKSKTSIDDTLDVFPCHGLGGMVGMLLTGIFATKAVNEAGNNGWFYGNFELFKNQVLGLLLVVGYSFSVSYGIFKLINLIHPLRVSEDEESLGLDLTQHNENYHPALLSVADNGALKEEDELVH, from the coding sequence ATGAAGAAAAACGCTTTTCAGGACTATCTCCCCTTTTTATTTTTGGCGGTAGTTGCTATTATAGGAGTTTTTATTCCTGCACTCCCCGGTTTTTCCGACACCGGAAAATATAGTGCGGCAGATATTGGCTGGATACTGGTAGCATCTTCCCTGGTATTTTTAATGACCCCTGGTTTGTCGTTCTTTTACGGCGGCATGGTCAACCGGAAAAATGTGATTTCTACCATGATGCAAAGCTTTATTGCTACAGGGTTGATCAGTGTAGTATGGGTAGTAGTTGGTTTCAGCCTGGCGTTTGGTACCTCTTTCCATGGTATTATAGGTAATCCCACCACCTTTTTTATGTTTCAACAAGTAGGGTCAGGAGCCCCGTGGAGCCTGGCCCCCACTATTCCGTTGCTGTTGTTTGCGCTCTTCCAGATGAAGTTTGCCATCATCACCCCTGCCCTGGTAGTTGGGGCCGTAGCGGAAAGAATCCGTTTTACTTCCTATGTATTGTTCATGGTGCTGTTCAGCATATTGGTGTATGCACCTATTGCCCACTGGACCTGGCATCCCGACGGCATCCTTTTTAAACTGGGGGTATTGGACTTTGCCGGTGGTACGGTGGTGCATATTTCTGCCGGCTGCGCAGCGCTGGCAGGCGCACTGGTACTGAAACGCCGGAAAGATCATATTGAGAAAAAAGAACTGCAACCCGCCAATATTCCTTTTGTACTGTTAGGTACCGGGCTGTTATGGTTTGGCTGGTTCGGATTTAATGCCGGTTCTGCCCTGGGCGCCAATGCGCTGGCGGCTACCGCTTTTGCTACCACCAATACGGCCACCGCGGCTGCCGGCCTCTCCTGGGTATTTTTTGATGTGGTACGCGGCAGGAAACCATCTGCACTGGGTTTCTGTATAGGCGCCGTTGTAGGCCTGGTGGCTATTACACCCGCCGCCGGATATGTAGCCATTCCGCAAAGTATATTCATTGGCTTTATAGCAGCAATTGTTTCTAACCTGGCCGTACACTGGAAATCCAAAACAAGTATCGATGATACGCTGGATGTATTCCCCTGTCATGGTTTGGGTGGAATGGTAGGCATGCTGCTCACCGGCATTTTTGCAACCAAGGCCGTTAATGAAGCCGGTAATAATGGTTGGTTCTATGGCAACTTTGAACTGTTTAAAAATCAGGTACTGGGATTATTACTGGTGGTAGGTTATAGTTTCAGCGTATCCTATGGCATCTTCAAACTGATTAACCTGATCCATCCGTTGCGGGTCTCCGAAGATGAAGAATCACTCGGCCTGGATCTGACCCAGCATAATGAAAACTACCACCCTGCTTTATTAAGTGTGGCCGACAACGGTGCACTGAAAGAAGAAGATGAACTGGTACACTGA
- a CDS encoding PorP/SprF family type IX secretion system membrane protein — protein sequence MKRIFIIAILLGSSLLPRMSFAQVDPHFSQYYAYPLWLNPALTGVIDGDYRISGNYRNQWANYGKPFSTAGVSLDAATDKNIGVGLNVLNMSAGDAGYNYFNAMASVSYSGVKFGRTKTSQLVFGIQAGLINRRVDPAKFQTGSQYQPVIGYDPSIASGENVNTTSSTAFDAGAGAVFFDGNPNHTLNPFIGFSAAHLTQPKDPFSADGIERKLPIRYLVHGGSRIKLNESLSLTPTGLYLHQGNAHEIVVGMYAKLLVNPEFDLLLGSNYRFNDAVIPFAGFHFKSFVLGLSYDASTSNMRRLVNGSQSFEISLSFISRKRRVLNEEYFICPRL from the coding sequence ATGAAAAGGATCTTTATAATTGCAATACTTTTAGGGAGCAGTTTGTTGCCCCGAATGTCTTTTGCACAGGTAGACCCTCACTTCTCACAGTATTACGCCTATCCGTTATGGCTTAATCCGGCCTTAACAGGTGTGATCGACGGGGACTACCGCATCAGTGGTAACTATCGTAACCAGTGGGCAAATTATGGAAAACCCTTTTCTACCGCAGGTGTATCACTGGATGCAGCTACAGATAAGAATATCGGCGTAGGATTGAATGTACTGAATATGTCGGCTGGTGATGCCGGATATAACTACTTCAATGCTATGGCCAGTGTATCCTATAGTGGGGTGAAATTTGGCCGTACCAAAACCAGTCAGCTGGTATTTGGTATCCAGGCCGGATTGATCAACAGAAGAGTAGATCCTGCCAAATTTCAAACTGGTAGCCAATATCAGCCGGTTATCGGGTATGATCCCAGTATTGCCAGTGGCGAAAATGTGAATACCACTTCTTCTACTGCTTTTGATGCCGGCGCCGGTGCTGTTTTCTTCGATGGCAATCCTAACCACACACTCAATCCTTTTATTGGATTTTCAGCGGCGCATCTTACACAACCAAAAGATCCGTTTTCAGCAGATGGAATAGAAAGAAAATTACCCATTCGTTACCTGGTACATGGAGGTAGCAGAATTAAACTGAATGAATCATTGAGTTTAACGCCAACAGGGCTCTATCTGCATCAGGGAAATGCGCATGAAATAGTAGTGGGTATGTATGCCAAACTATTGGTGAATCCCGAATTTGATTTGTTGCTGGGTAGCAATTACCGCTTTAATGATGCCGTGATTCCTTTCGCCGGGTTTCACTTCAAAAGCTTTGTGCTGGGGCTGAGCTATGATGCCAGCACGTCGAACATGCGTCGTTTGGTGAATGGTAGTCAGAGCTTTGAAATCTCCCTCTCCTTTATCAGTCGTAAAAGAAGAGTACTGAATGAAGAATATTTTATCTGTCCGCGATTATAA
- a CDS encoding porin yields MKRMLTTLFVVGNAMAAFSQSADTLPAPAFKLSGSADVYYKYNLNGSYTDNKTSFTNTHNSFELGMVSLKVEHGFKKGSIVADLGFGKRAGEFSYNDIPAKTNDLSIAIKQLYVSYQLVEKVKLSLGSFATHVGYELVDAYLNRNYSMSYLFSYGPFFNTGIKADIVLAPYLSAMVGVFNPTDLKSVTINSHKYIGAQLGFTPAGTPLKLYLNYLEGKDTFNVQNHQVDFVATYQVNKVLGLGYNATYSTYAKKGEKEPGVKNVKWWGNVLYVNLDFSDQLGMTLRGEYFDDKDGLKMFSTLPEGGNVLAGTLSFNYKVGNLTIVPEFRMDKASATAFSKADGEPVNLTANVLLGATYHF; encoded by the coding sequence ATGAAACGAATGTTAACGACCTTATTCGTTGTAGGGAACGCTATGGCCGCGTTTTCCCAGTCAGCAGACACCTTGCCGGCCCCTGCATTTAAACTATCCGGTTCCGCCGATGTGTATTATAAATATAATCTGAACGGCAGCTACACGGATAATAAAACCAGCTTTACCAATACGCATAATTCATTTGAATTGGGTATGGTATCACTGAAAGTGGAGCATGGATTCAAAAAAGGTAGTATTGTGGCAGATCTGGGATTTGGAAAAAGAGCAGGAGAGTTTTCCTATAACGACATCCCTGCCAAAACCAATGATTTGTCTATTGCCATCAAACAATTGTATGTTTCCTATCAGCTGGTAGAGAAAGTAAAACTCAGCTTGGGAAGTTTTGCAACACATGTAGGCTACGAGCTGGTAGATGCTTACCTGAACAGAAATTACAGCATGAGTTACCTGTTTAGCTATGGCCCCTTTTTTAATACTGGTATCAAGGCGGATATTGTGCTGGCCCCTTATCTGAGCGCGATGGTAGGCGTGTTTAATCCTACCGATCTTAAATCAGTCACCATAAACAGTCATAAATATATAGGCGCGCAGCTGGGCTTTACGCCTGCCGGCACGCCACTGAAGCTCTATCTGAATTACCTGGAAGGAAAAGATACCTTCAACGTACAAAATCACCAAGTAGATTTTGTCGCCACTTATCAGGTGAATAAAGTGCTGGGCCTGGGATACAACGCTACCTACAGCACGTATGCAAAAAAGGGAGAAAAAGAACCGGGTGTTAAAAATGTGAAATGGTGGGGTAATGTACTGTATGTAAATCTTGATTTCTCCGATCAGCTGGGAATGACCTTACGGGGAGAATATTTTGATGATAAGGATGGGTTGAAGATGTTCAGTACGTTACCGGAAGGAGGAAATGTGCTGGCGGGTACCCTCTCCTTTAACTATAAGGTAGGTAACCTCACTATTGTACCGGAATTCAGAATGGATAAAGCATCTGCAACGGCATTCAGTAAGGCAGACGGGGAGCCGGTGAATCTTACCGCCAATGTGCTGCTGGGTGCTACTTATCATTTTTAA